From the genome of Acropora palmata chromosome 4, jaAcrPala1.3, whole genome shotgun sequence, one region includes:
- the LOC141879542 gene encoding rho GTPase-activating protein 7-like, which yields MQKFSSSAYTSCFATRLAVSSRWKLQNKNRRWPSRRNGPRGGLSSSQNGINSSLNSVTNGKQSSFRRDKPVTDPLAPFSHLDLCVASGRTSLYDNLSPNLSHSTPSISNVGKDFNKNNRPPCSARTQKRNLISSDLGLESCSGSSNDALSDLERDDEIGDLPADLSMLQSIRKSEKECNADMTPSSRAERPRVRWHSFERSVKPEVRVTSPKICDLTAGQLAVLRKYSLLKLTALMERHTHSHRGMWSWSFPHFLKKFKSPDYRDRNVFGVPLSIVLQRTGQPLPRSILFAINYLQRTGVDAVGIFRKSGGKQRINHLKEMIEGDPENTDFEGLSPYDMADMLKQYFRELPEPILTSKLAETFISIFSNVPSNSRMEAMQAAILLMPDPNREALQTLLLFLNEVAANSETNQMNEKNLGVCFAPSLFHLCGTKEDPSSPKRQKRTPMNKASKELTDNLAAHECLARMIMEVDKLFSIPEDTVKNSRFSYIEQGEPVSLEQLGKSKSCPESGYQSYIQSCIAGLFKEAKDKFKGWLSQPWYDNSVEISCKKVKDGYPLRLWRCTVEVNAKPEDVVRRILYERHLWDEDLESWDVIEKIDEHTDVFFYTTKSMILQPKRRHVVLRSWTDLDRAGGVCALVSTSINHSGAPPSSGVTAIVLASRYLVEPLDNGKSRLTHISRVDQRGRTPDYYSKAVGPFLASSVAKVRDTFQCGSDGLETNV from the exons ATGCAAAAGTTCTCGAGTTCGGCATACACGTCTTGTTTTGCAACACGTCTGGCTGTAAGTTCAAGGTGGAAACTGCAAAATAAGAATCGTCGTTGGCCAAGTAGAAGAAATGGTCCACGTGGAGGTTTAAGCAGCTCACAAAATGGAATCAACTCATCTCTAAACAGTGTaacaaatggaaaacaaagttCTTTTAGGAGAGACAAACCTGTCACTGATCCACTGGCACCATTTTCACACTTAGATTTGTGCGTAGCATCAGGAAGAACAAGTTTATATGACAATTTGTCACCGAATCTAAGTCATAGTACACCGTCAATATCAAATGTTGGTAAGGACTTCAATAAGAACAATCGACCACCATGCTCAGCGAGAACACAAAAACGAAATCTCATAAGCAGTGATTTAGGACTGGAATCTTGCAGTGGATCATCAAATGATGCTCTATCAGATTTAGAACGCGATGATGAAATTGGTGATTTACCTGCAGATTTATCAATGCTGCAAtcaatcagaaaatcggaaaAAGAATGCAATGCCGATATGACACCTTCATCAAGAGCAGAGAGGCCTAGAGTACGGTGGCACAGCTTTGAAAGATCTGTGAAACCAGAAGTTCGTGTTAC GTCTCCAAAAATATGCGACCTAACAGCAGGACAGCTGGCAGTCCTGAGAAAATATTCACTCTTGAAACTCACTGCCCTAATGGAAAGACATACACATTCTCACAGAGGCATGTGGAGCTG GTCATTTCCCCATTTCTTAAAGAAGTTCAAGTCTCCAGACTATAGAG ATAGAAATGTTTTTGGAGTTCCTCTTTCCATTGTCCTTCAAAGGACAGGCCAACCTCTTCCAAGATCGATACTCTTTGCGATCAATTATCTTCAGAGAACAG GAGTTGATGCTGTCGGCATTTTTCGAAAGTCAGGTGGAAAACAGAGAATAAATCACCTCAAGGAGATGATTGAAGGAGATCCAG AGAACACCGACTTTGAGGGTCTGTCACCATATGATATGGCTGACATGCTGAAGCAGTACTTCAGAGAACTTCCAGAGCCTATCTTGACGTCCAAGCTTGCAGAGACATTTATATCTATTTTCTCAA ATGTTCCTTCAAACTCCAGAATGGAAGCGATGCAAGCAGCCATTCTTCTAATGCCTGATCCAAATAGAGAAGCATTGCAGACTCTTTTGCTTTTCCTTAATGAGGTTGCTGCCaattctgaaacaaatcaG atGAATGAGAAGAATCTTGGAGTTTGCTTtgccccatcactctttcatTTGTGTGGCACAAAGGAAGATCCATCTTCTCCTAAACGTCAAAAGAGAACACCCATGAACAAAGCATCAAAAGAGCTCACAGATAACTTG GCGGCACATGAGTGTCTTGCGCGTATGATAATGGAAGTGGACAAACTCTTTTCG ATTCCTGAAGACACAGTAAAGAACAGTCGCTTTTCCTACATTGAACAAGGCGAGCCTGTTTCCTTGGAGCAACTTGGGAAGTCCAAATCCTGCCCAGAAAGTGGTTATCAAAGTTACATTCAGTCCTGTATAGCTGGACTATTCAAG GAAGCAAAAGACAAATTTAAGGGCTGGCTGTCTCAACCATGGTATGATAATTCGGTGGAAATATCATGCAAAAAGGTCAAAGATGGTTATCCCCTAAGACTCTGGAGGTGCACTGTTGAAGTGAATGCCAAACCCGAAGATGTGGTCAGAAGAATTCTTTACGAAAG GCATCTCTGGGATGAAGACCTAGAATCATGGGATGTGATCGAGAAAATCGATGAACACACAGACGTGTTCTTCTATACAACGAAATCCATGATCCTGCAACCAAAACGCCGCCATGTCGTGTTAAG GTCATGGACAGATCTTGATCGAGCAGGTGGGGTGTGCGCTCTGGTGTCCACGTCCATCAACCACTCAGGGGCCCCTCCCTCCAGTGGAGTCACCGCTATTGTTCTTGCATCACGATACCTGGTGGAACCTTTGGACAATGGGAAATCACGGCTCACGCATATCAGCCGAGTTGACCAAAG GGGAAGAACGCCGGACTACTACAGCAAAGCAGTTGGGCCTTTCCTAGCATCATCAGTGGCCAAAGTGCGGGACACGTTTCAATGTGGATCGGACGGACTCGAAACGAATGTGTGA